One genomic window of Halovivax cerinus includes the following:
- a CDS encoding phytochrome sensor protein: protein MADSRTVIYVAVTSDAAASGAVALEAAGDGLDVEPATPDDVDYAAGMADCIVFAETPTTADGAALLDVIDDADDTPVVLFTEDSFEPAVARATDGIAGYVRRDASDATTHLADEIAWVCSGSSAPEADRSTASAPRHRRAAEHLASDYASLAKTLADRTGERDRLDDARTHLHDRLERTADQRDRFRAAFDATPEPACAYAVESTGSAIVTAVNDTFRATFGIGSGAAVDRPVTDVFDAAGIDVDGDRFRSALDPRRSDRDVVASGRNAGGPGVDREPPGDRGGGASIDGSVPDGVVAPGRRREVMLSGRYETDEGIRTYDVTVVPSGSDTDDSGPAVGLVVCADVTERRRAERELASRTHRLETIGDVLDDVRDPLSVARGYLEVAEETGDPEHFAEIDAAHEELREAVDHLGRLVGRDAVVVSREAVDLHDLARRAWADVETTDASLDLGPGARLEADSDQLRDAFERLFAAATARTGTDESGGQSVDVDHEPNPDDAIVVSVGATDDGFYVASSAADGNPFAGQVGARDGTDPRRDAERVAAAHGWRVGVAESREGTAIAFRGVDVERES, encoded by the coding sequence ATGGCGGACAGCCGAACGGTCATCTACGTCGCCGTAACGTCGGACGCCGCAGCGAGCGGTGCGGTAGCCCTGGAAGCGGCGGGAGACGGACTCGACGTCGAACCGGCGACGCCCGACGACGTGGATTACGCCGCCGGGATGGCCGACTGCATCGTCTTCGCCGAGACGCCGACGACGGCCGACGGCGCCGCTCTCCTCGACGTGATCGACGACGCCGACGACACCCCGGTGGTGCTCTTTACCGAGGACTCGTTCGAACCGGCGGTAGCCCGTGCCACCGACGGCATCGCGGGCTACGTCCGCCGGGACGCGAGCGACGCCACGACCCACCTGGCGGACGAGATCGCCTGGGTGTGTTCGGGTTCGAGCGCGCCCGAAGCGGATCGGTCGACTGCGAGCGCCCCCCGACACCGTCGGGCTGCCGAGCACCTCGCGAGCGACTACGCGTCGCTCGCGAAGACGCTCGCGGATCGAACGGGAGAACGCGACCGGCTCGACGACGCTCGCACCCACCTCCATGATCGCCTCGAACGGACGGCCGACCAGCGCGACCGCTTCCGGGCGGCGTTCGACGCGACGCCCGAACCCGCCTGCGCCTACGCCGTCGAATCGACAGGATCGGCGATCGTCACGGCCGTGAACGACACCTTCCGGGCGACCTTCGGGATCGGCTCCGGAGCGGCCGTCGATCGGCCGGTCACCGACGTCTTCGACGCAGCTGGGATCGACGTCGACGGCGACCGCTTCCGGTCCGCCCTCGATCCCAGGCGGTCGGATCGCGACGTGGTTGCCTCCGGACGGAACGCTGGCGGACCGGGCGTCGATCGCGAACCGCCAGGCGACCGGGGCGGAGGTGCCTCCATCGACGGTAGTGTACCCGACGGCGTCGTCGCGCCAGGGAGAAGACGGGAGGTGATGCTTTCCGGACGGTACGAGACGGACGAGGGAATTCGAACGTACGACGTCACGGTCGTCCCGTCCGGGAGCGACACCGACGACTCCGGGCCGGCCGTCGGGCTCGTCGTCTGTGCGGACGTCACCGAGCGACGGCGGGCCGAGCGGGAATTGGCGTCCCGGACGCACCGACTGGAGACGATCGGCGACGTGCTAGACGACGTTCGCGACCCGCTCAGCGTCGCTCGCGGATACCTCGAAGTGGCCGAGGAGACCGGCGACCCCGAACACTTCGCCGAGATCGACGCCGCCCACGAGGAGCTGCGCGAGGCGGTCGACCACCTGGGCAGGCTCGTCGGTCGCGACGCCGTCGTCGTCTCCCGCGAGGCGGTGGACCTCCACGACCTCGCTCGCCGGGCCTGGGCCGACGTCGAAACCACCGACGCGAGCCTCGACCTCGGTCCCGGCGCCCGCCTCGAGGCCGACAGCGACCAGCTCCGCGACGCGTTCGAACGCCTGTTCGCGGCGGCGACCGCTCGGACCGGAACCGACGAGTCGGGCGGACAGAGTGTGGACGTCGACCACGAACCGAACCCGGACGACGCCATCGTCGTCTCCGTCGGAGCGACAGACGACGGATTCTACGTCGCGAGCAGCGCCGCCGACGGGAACCCGTTCGCGGGTCAGGTGGGCGCCCGCGACGGAACGGATCCCCGACGTGACGCCGAACGCGTCGCCGCGGCCCACGGCTGGCGTGTCGGCGTCGCGGAGAGCCGCGAGGGGACGGCGATCGCGTTCCGCGGCGTCGACGTCGAACGCGAATCGTGA
- the pepF gene encoding oligoendopeptidase F, with protein sequence MSDVPSREEVPAEHTWDLSRIFDSPEDWRDAYDDVSDRLDELTAYEGETVSDAETLRVVLETRDALMREVERVGAYARMRRDEDTTDQDRQAMAARAESLVADAQSAASFVEPEIQDLTTEAFESYVDEEPDLERYRQYVDDALRMKPHTRSPEVEELLADFGEVTGTAGTVYSMLANADMTFPTVADSEARRASDESSDDESRDPDGGEVEITQSNFVNLLKRPDRDFRERVYEAYFEEWGDVRNTVSTAYAKSVTADVRLAEARNYETAREASLDDANVPVEVYDTLVDTVTDNLDALHRHAELKREALGVDELRPWDLYMPLTGGEGPEIPYDEACEHVIEAVAPLGEDYQDRLAEGLESRWVDIYENEGKRAGAYSAGTYDTEPFVLMNYQDDVASMYTLAHELGHSLHSDRTRRNQPYVYASYELFVAEVASTVNEALLTEHLLETVEDPEFRVHILNEFLERVRSTLFRQTLFAEFEHRAHELEEAGEPLTADRLDDLFGDLKARYYEPAALDDHIAREWMRIPHFYRAFYVYQYSTGISAALALVDDIVSDGDDAAADYLEFLRLGSREYPLDLLETAGVDMRSPDPVERAIDRYADRLDELAEIVD encoded by the coding sequence ATGAGTGACGTTCCCTCGCGCGAGGAGGTCCCCGCGGAGCACACCTGGGATCTGAGCCGCATTTTCGACTCTCCTGAGGACTGGCGCGACGCCTACGACGACGTCTCCGACCGCCTCGACGAACTGACCGCCTACGAGGGTGAGACGGTATCCGACGCCGAGACCCTCCGCGTGGTTCTCGAGACGCGTGACGCCCTCATGCGAGAGGTCGAGCGCGTCGGCGCCTACGCGCGGATGCGACGCGACGAGGATACGACCGATCAAGACCGGCAAGCGATGGCGGCACGGGCCGAGTCGCTCGTCGCCGACGCCCAGTCGGCCGCCTCGTTCGTCGAACCGGAGATCCAGGACCTCACGACGGAGGCGTTCGAATCCTACGTCGACGAGGAACCCGACCTGGAGCGGTATCGTCAGTACGTCGACGACGCCCTCCGGATGAAACCCCACACCCGCTCGCCGGAGGTCGAAGAACTACTCGCCGACTTCGGCGAGGTCACCGGCACCGCGGGCACCGTCTACTCGATGCTCGCGAACGCGGACATGACGTTCCCGACCGTAGCGGACAGCGAGGCGCGACGCGCCTCGGACGAATCGAGCGATGACGAATCGCGAGACCCCGACGGTGGGGAGGTCGAGATCACGCAGAGTAACTTCGTCAACCTGCTCAAACGCCCCGACCGGGACTTCCGCGAACGCGTCTACGAGGCGTACTTCGAGGAGTGGGGCGACGTGCGAAACACGGTCTCGACGGCCTACGCCAAGAGCGTCACCGCCGACGTCCGGCTGGCCGAAGCCCGCAACTACGAGACGGCCCGCGAAGCCTCGCTGGACGACGCGAACGTCCCCGTCGAGGTCTACGACACCCTCGTCGACACCGTCACCGACAACCTCGACGCACTGCATCGCCACGCCGAACTCAAACGCGAGGCGCTCGGCGTCGACGAACTCCGACCGTGGGACCTCTACATGCCCCTCACCGGTGGCGAAGGTCCGGAGATCCCCTACGACGAGGCCTGCGAACACGTGATCGAGGCCGTCGCGCCGCTCGGCGAGGACTACCAGGACCGGCTCGCCGAGGGCCTCGAGTCGCGCTGGGTCGACATCTACGAGAACGAGGGCAAGCGCGCCGGCGCCTACTCCGCCGGCACGTACGACACCGAGCCGTTCGTCCTGATGAACTACCAGGACGACGTCGCCTCGATGTACACGCTGGCCCACGAACTCGGCCACTCGCTGCACTCTGACCGCACCCGCAGGAACCAACCGTACGTCTACGCGAGCTACGAACTCTTCGTCGCCGAGGTCGCGAGCACGGTCAACGAGGCACTCCTGACCGAGCACCTCTTAGAGACCGTCGAGGACCCCGAGTTCCGCGTCCACATCCTGAACGAGTTCTTAGAGCGCGTTCGCTCGACGCTCTTCCGGCAGACCCTGTTCGCCGAGTTCGAACACCGCGCACACGAACTCGAGGAGGCCGGCGAACCCCTGACCGCCGACCGGCTCGACGACCTCTTCGGCGACCTCAAGGCCCGCTACTACGAACCCGCGGCGCTCGACGATCACATCGCTCGCGAGTGGATGCGCATCCCGCACTTCTACCGCGCGTTCTACGTCTACCAGTACTCGACCGGTATCTCGGCCGCGCTCGCGCTCGTCGACGACATCGTTTCGGACGGCGACGACGCGGCCGCCGACTATCTCGAGTTCCTCCGCCTCGGCTCCCGGGAGTACCCACTCGACCTCCTCGAGACCGCCGGCGTCGACATGCGCTCGCCCGACCCCGTCGAACGAGCGATCGACCGCTACGCGGATCGCCTCGACGAACTGGCCGAGATCGTCGACTGA
- a CDS encoding tRNA pseudouridine(54/55) synthase Pus10 produces the protein MTITDAAADLLAGGPVCDACLGRPFADRSFGLRNEERGRALRTTLALEADEPYEPVDPVECWVCEGYCGTFDALADAVVETLDGVDFATYQVGTVVPPLVEENDRLLREDAGMEPDAGEPLKREVNREVGRRVGARTGAEVDFERPDVLCVVDLSAFDPYAVLEDGDAVTAHAVDRQINPAFVYGRYRKIERDIPQTEWPCRECGGSGTQLADDGEEPCDYCGGSGYLYDTSIEETVRPHVVDAMEGREGTFHGAGREDVDARMLGTGRPFVLEVKHPYHRTPDVSALEAEINEAAAGAVEVEDLRLATHDMVERVKEHDASKRYRAAVQFDEPVSVTALDALAELEGTTVEQFTPQRVDHRRAELTRERTVYAIDGEPGIVDEMVDSVDEAVLGDGEVNAATATIEVHGAGGLYIKELISGDDGRTEPSVAGLLDTGAEVIALDVLAVEGEDEPFERADFFVDESDADGESGGDA, from the coding sequence ATGACCATCACGGATGCGGCGGCCGACCTGCTCGCGGGCGGTCCCGTCTGTGACGCCTGCCTCGGGCGGCCGTTCGCCGACCGAAGCTTCGGCCTGCGAAACGAGGAGCGCGGCCGGGCGCTTCGGACCACGCTGGCCCTCGAAGCGGACGAGCCGTACGAGCCCGTCGACCCGGTCGAGTGCTGGGTCTGCGAGGGCTACTGCGGGACGTTCGACGCCCTGGCCGACGCCGTCGTCGAGACGCTGGACGGAGTCGACTTCGCCACGTATCAGGTCGGGACGGTCGTCCCGCCGCTGGTCGAGGAGAACGACCGCTTGCTCCGAGAGGACGCCGGCATGGAGCCCGACGCCGGCGAACCGCTCAAGCGCGAGGTCAACCGCGAGGTGGGTCGGCGCGTCGGCGCGCGGACCGGTGCCGAGGTCGACTTCGAGCGCCCGGACGTCCTCTGCGTCGTCGACCTCTCGGCGTTCGACCCGTACGCGGTCCTCGAGGACGGCGACGCCGTCACGGCCCACGCCGTCGACCGCCAGATCAACCCCGCGTTCGTCTACGGCCGCTACCGCAAGATCGAGCGCGACATCCCACAGACGGAGTGGCCCTGTCGAGAGTGTGGCGGCAGCGGCACTCAGCTCGCCGACGACGGTGAGGAGCCCTGTGACTACTGCGGCGGCTCGGGCTACCTCTACGATACGAGCATCGAGGAGACGGTTCGCCCGCACGTCGTCGACGCGATGGAGGGTCGCGAGGGTACCTTCCACGGGGCGGGCCGGGAGGACGTCGACGCCCGGATGCTCGGCACCGGCCGCCCGTTCGTCCTCGAAGTCAAACACCCCTACCACCGGACACCCGACGTCTCTGCACTCGAAGCCGAGATCAACGAGGCCGCAGCGGGCGCCGTCGAAGTCGAGGACCTCCGCCTCGCGACCCACGACATGGTCGAACGCGTCAAGGAACACGACGCCAGCAAACGCTATCGCGCCGCCGTCCAGTTCGACGAGCCGGTGAGCGTGACTGCCCTCGACGCACTCGCCGAACTCGAAGGAACCACCGTCGAGCAGTTCACGCCCCAGCGCGTCGACCACCGCCGGGCCGAGTTGACCCGCGAACGGACCGTCTACGCCATCGACGGCGAGCCGGGGATCGTCGACGAGATGGTCGACAGCGTCGACGAAGCCGTCCTGGGTGACGGGGAAGTGAACGCCGCCACCGCCACCATCGAGGTCCACGGCGCCGGCGGCCTCTACATCAAGGAACTCATCAGCGGCGACGACGGACGAACGGAGCCGAGCGTGGCCGGACTGCTCGATACCGGCGCCGAGGTGATCGCCCTGGACGTGCTCGCTGTCGAGGGCGAGGACGAACCGTTCGAACGCGCCGACTTCTTCGTAGACGAGTCCGACGCCGACGGCGAATCCGGTGGTGACGCGTGA
- the pan2 gene encoding proteasome-activating nucleotidase Pan2 — protein MARSPSLPDRPTRDIDPNLPDEERLDALRSHHAELHEVREKLADQLETAERRRETLRDRVDRVERENECLKDSPLYVASVEESFDGEVVVKQHGNNQEVLTEVSPRMADRIEPGDRVAVDDSFGLQTVLSAETDARAQAMEITEKPDVSYADIGGIDDQVREVREAVEQPLAEPELFEQVGIEPPSGVLLYGPPGTGKTMLAKAVATKTDATFIKMAGSELVRKFIGEGSRLVRDLFDLAREREPAIIFIDEIDAVAARRTDSKTSGDAEVQRTMMQLLNEMDGFENRGEISIIAATNRFDMLDRAILRPGRFDRLIEVPEPDAEGRERIFEIHSQDLSLADAVDYEALAGRTDGYSGAEIESVTTEAGMFAIRDDRTDVTMADFEAAIDKLESDEGSEYIPSENYFFH, from the coding sequence ATGGCCCGAAGTCCGTCGCTGCCCGACCGACCGACACGCGACATCGATCCGAACCTCCCCGACGAGGAACGGCTCGACGCGCTTCGGTCACATCACGCGGAACTCCACGAGGTACGGGAGAAACTCGCCGATCAGCTCGAAACCGCCGAACGCCGCCGCGAAACACTGCGCGATCGCGTCGACCGCGTCGAACGCGAGAACGAGTGCCTGAAGGACTCGCCGCTGTACGTCGCGTCCGTCGAGGAGTCCTTCGACGGCGAGGTCGTCGTCAAACAGCACGGCAACAACCAGGAGGTCCTGACAGAGGTCTCCCCGCGGATGGCCGACCGCATCGAACCCGGCGATCGGGTCGCCGTCGACGACTCCTTCGGCCTGCAGACGGTCCTCTCCGCCGAGACCGACGCCCGCGCCCAGGCGATGGAGATCACCGAGAAGCCGGACGTCTCCTACGCGGACATCGGCGGCATCGACGACCAGGTCCGCGAGGTGCGCGAGGCCGTCGAACAGCCCCTCGCCGAACCCGAGCTGTTCGAACAGGTCGGCATCGAACCGCCCTCGGGTGTCCTGCTCTACGGCCCGCCGGGTACCGGCAAGACGATGCTCGCCAAAGCCGTCGCCACCAAGACCGACGCCACGTTCATCAAGATGGCCGGTTCAGAACTCGTCCGCAAGTTCATCGGCGAGGGCTCCCGGCTCGTCCGCGACCTCTTCGACCTCGCTCGCGAGCGCGAACCCGCCATCATCTTCATCGACGAGATCGACGCCGTCGCCGCCCGCCGCACCGACTCGAAGACCTCCGGCGACGCCGAGGTCCAGCGGACGATGATGCAGCTGTTGAACGAGATGGACGGCTTCGAGAACCGCGGCGAGATCAGCATCATCGCCGCCACCAACCGCTTCGACATGTTAGACCGCGCCATCCTCCGGCCCGGCCGCTTCGACCGCCTCATAGAGGTCCCCGAACCCGACGCCGAGGGCCGTGAACGCATCTTCGAGATCCACAGCCAGGATCTCTCGCTCGCCGACGCCGTCGACTACGAGGCCCTCGCCGGGCGCACCGACGGCTACTCCGGCGCCGAGATCGAGAGCGTCACCACCGAGGCCGGCATGTTCGCCATCCGCGACGACCGCACCGACGTCACCATGGCCGACTTCGAAGCCGCCATCGACAAACTCGAATCCGACGAGGGAAGCGAGTACATCCCGTCGGAGAACTACTTCTTCCACTAA
- the alaS gene encoding alanine--tRNA ligase, which translates to MSDLEEEYRLEYFREEGFERVECVSCGNHFWTRDPEREVCGEPPCATYDFIDDPGFDEAHSLEEMREAFLSFFEDHDHERIEPYPVAANRWRDDVLLTQASIYDFQPLVTSGQTPPPANPLTISQPCIRMQDIDNVGKTGRHTMAFEMMAHHAFNAREDIDDPGQYAFEGEVYWKDRTVELCDELLDSMGADITEVTYIEDPWVGGGNAGPAIEVIYKGLELATLVFMCMEQDPDGEYELKDGNTYSYMDTYVVDTGYGLERWTWMSQGTPTVYEAIYPETISFLTDNAGLDYTDDESDLVAQAARLSGNLDIDDVDDVEAARGDIAAELGVDVEELRDLVEPLEHIYAIADHARTLAYMFGDGIVPSNVATGYLARMVLRRMKRLCDTVGVDAPLDELVDMQADRLGYENRDTIRDIVRTEVEKYRETLERGRRRVEDLAREYAERDEPIPVDELIELYDSHGIQPDMVAEIADDHGATVDVPDDFYGLVASRHDDETAGGVEASGAEERFADLPETEKRYYNDQERTQFEAVVLDVFEREEGYDVVLDGTLFYPEGGGQPADTGTLATDETTVEVTDVQAVDDVVLHRTDGPIGKGEFVTGRIDADRRRQLMAHHTATHIVGHAAREVLGDHVRQAGAQKGVDSSRLDVRHYDRISRDQVEEIERVANDLVTANVQVSQEWPHRNEAEAEHGFDLYQGGIPPGEHIRLIHVGEDVQACGGTHVARTGDIGAIKIRSTERVQDGVERLVFAAGEAAIRATQETENALYEAADVLDVDPQDVPETAERFFDAWKDRGKRIEDLESQLAEARAAGADDAAEVEVGETTAVVQRIDADVDELRATASAFAEEGQIAVLGSGLDSAQFVVAVPDGVGVNAGEVVGELAAKVGGGGGGPPDFAQGGGPDVDALEDALADAPDVLKAVRNA; encoded by the coding sequence ATGAGCGACCTCGAGGAGGAGTACCGTCTCGAGTACTTCAGGGAGGAGGGATTCGAGCGCGTGGAGTGTGTCTCCTGTGGGAATCACTTCTGGACGCGCGATCCCGAGCGCGAGGTGTGTGGGGAACCGCCGTGTGCGACCTACGACTTTATCGACGACCCGGGATTCGACGAGGCGCACTCTCTAGAAGAGATGCGAGAGGCGTTCCTCTCGTTTTTCGAGGACCACGACCACGAGCGCATCGAACCGTACCCGGTCGCGGCGAACCGCTGGCGCGACGACGTCCTGCTCACACAGGCGTCGATCTACGACTTCCAGCCGCTGGTCACGTCGGGCCAGACGCCGCCGCCGGCGAACCCGCTGACCATCTCGCAACCGTGTATCCGGATGCAGGACATCGACAACGTGGGCAAGACGGGTCGGCACACGATGGCCTTCGAGATGATGGCCCACCACGCGTTCAACGCCCGCGAAGACATCGACGATCCCGGGCAGTACGCCTTCGAGGGCGAAGTCTACTGGAAGGACCGCACCGTCGAGCTCTGTGACGAGTTGCTCGACTCGATGGGCGCGGACATCACCGAGGTCACCTACATCGAGGACCCGTGGGTCGGCGGCGGGAACGCCGGGCCCGCGATCGAGGTCATCTACAAGGGCCTCGAACTCGCGACGCTGGTCTTCATGTGCATGGAGCAAGATCCCGACGGCGAGTACGAACTCAAAGACGGGAACACCTACTCCTACATGGACACCTACGTCGTCGACACCGGCTACGGCCTCGAACGCTGGACCTGGATGAGCCAGGGCACCCCGACGGTCTACGAGGCCATCTATCCGGAGACGATCTCGTTCCTGACCGACAACGCCGGACTCGACTACACCGACGACGAGTCCGACCTCGTCGCCCAGGCGGCCAGGCTCTCCGGCAACCTGGACATCGACGACGTCGACGACGTCGAGGCGGCCCGCGGCGACATCGCGGCGGAACTCGGCGTGGACGTCGAGGAACTGCGCGATCTCGTCGAGCCGTTAGAGCACATCTACGCCATCGCCGATCACGCCCGGACGCTCGCGTACATGTTCGGCGACGGCATCGTCCCGTCGAACGTCGCCACGGGCTACCTCGCCAGGATGGTCCTTCGGCGGATGAAGCGTCTCTGCGACACCGTCGGCGTCGACGCGCCGCTCGACGAACTCGTCGATATGCAGGCCGACCGACTCGGGTACGAGAACCGCGACACGATTCGAGACATCGTCCGCACCGAGGTCGAGAAGTACCGCGAGACGTTAGAACGCGGCCGTCGCCGCGTCGAGGACCTGGCGCGCGAGTACGCCGAACGCGACGAGCCGATCCCCGTCGACGAACTGATCGAACTCTACGACTCCCACGGCATCCAGCCGGACATGGTCGCCGAGATCGCCGACGACCACGGCGCGACGGTCGACGTCCCAGACGACTTCTACGGGCTGGTCGCCTCACGCCACGACGATGAGACCGCGGGCGGGGTCGAGGCGAGCGGCGCCGAGGAGCGCTTCGCCGACCTTCCAGAGACGGAGAAACGCTACTACAACGACCAGGAACGCACCCAGTTCGAGGCGGTCGTCCTCGACGTCTTCGAACGCGAGGAGGGATACGACGTCGTTCTCGACGGTACCCTCTTCTATCCCGAAGGCGGCGGACAGCCGGCCGACACCGGGACGCTCGCGACCGACGAGACGACGGTCGAGGTGACCGACGTACAGGCGGTCGACGACGTCGTCCTCCACCGAACCGACGGCCCGATCGGCAAGGGCGAGTTCGTCACCGGTCGGATCGACGCCGACCGCCGCCGCCAGCTGATGGCCCACCACACGGCGACGCACATCGTCGGGCACGCCGCCCGCGAGGTGCTGGGCGACCACGTCCGTCAGGCCGGCGCCCAGAAGGGCGTCGACTCCTCGCGGCTCGACGTCCGCCACTACGACCGCATCTCCCGCGACCAGGTCGAGGAGATCGAGCGGGTCGCCAACGACCTCGTCACGGCGAACGTCCAGGTCTCCCAGGAGTGGCCCCACCGCAACGAGGCCGAGGCCGAACACGGCTTCGACCTCTACCAGGGCGGCATCCCACCGGGCGAGCACATCCGCCTGATCCACGTCGGCGAAGACGTCCAGGCCTGCGGCGGCACGCACGTCGCCCGCACGGGCGATATCGGCGCGATCAAGATCCGCTCGACCGAGCGCGTCCAGGACGGCGTCGAGCGCCTCGTCTTCGCCGCGGGCGAGGCTGCCATCCGGGCCACCCAGGAGACCGAGAACGCCCTTTACGAGGCGGCCGACGTGCTCGACGTCGATCCGCAGGACGTCCCCGAGACGGCCGAGCGCTTCTTCGATGCCTGGAAGGATCGCGGCAAGCGCATCGAGGATCTCGAATCACAGCTGGCCGAAGCCAGAGCCGCCGGCGCCGACGACGCTGCGGAGGTCGAGGTGGGCGAGACGACGGCCGTCGTCCAGCGCATCGACGCCGACGTCGACGAACTCAGGGCGACCGCCTCTGCTTTCGCCGAGGAGGGCCAGATCGCCGTTCTCGGCAGCGGTCTCGACAGCGCGCAGTTCGTCGTCGCGGTCCCCGACGGCGTCGGCGTCAACGCCGGCGAGGTCGTCGGCGAACTCGCCGCGAAGGTCGGCGGCGGTGGTGGCGGGCCCCCGGACTTCGCCCAGGGTGGCGGCCCCGACGTCGACGCGCTGGAGGACGCACTCGCCGATGCACCCGACGTGCTCAAGGCGGTACGAAACGCCTGA
- the rnhB gene encoding ribonuclease HII — MVFGVDEAGKGPALGPMIAAAVHVDDRTRLPDGMADSKDLAPDRREELAARLRSADDVAVGVRAITPATIDDPETDMNGLAVAAHAKAIEAALADAGLADSSLDGSGVDDDLPTGTCDACDTDADRFARRVTDACSHPIDVAAEHGADADDPLVGAASIVAKVERDARMTDVADTYADAGYGDPGSGYPSDPNTRAFLEAYVDETGTLPDCARQSWATCRDVLADAQQSGLGDFASE; from the coding sequence ATGGTCTTCGGCGTCGACGAGGCGGGGAAGGGGCCAGCGCTCGGTCCGATGATCGCCGCGGCCGTCCACGTGGACGATCGTACCCGACTCCCCGACGGCATGGCCGATTCGAAGGACCTCGCCCCCGACCGGCGCGAGGAACTGGCGGCACGCCTTCGGTCGGCCGACGACGTCGCCGTCGGCGTCCGTGCGATCACGCCGGCGACGATCGACGACCCGGAGACGGACATGAACGGGCTCGCCGTCGCCGCCCACGCGAAAGCGATCGAGGCGGCACTGGCCGACGCGGGCCTGGCCGATTCGAGCCTGGATGGCTCGGGAGTCGACGACGATCTTCCCACGGGCACCTGTGACGCCTGCGATACGGACGCGGACCGCTTTGCCCGGCGGGTGACCGACGCCTGCTCGCACCCGATCGACGTCGCGGCCGAACACGGCGCCGACGCCGACGACCCACTCGTAGGCGCGGCGAGCATCGTCGCGAAAGTCGAGCGAGACGCTCGCATGACCGACGTCGCCGACACCTACGCCGACGCCGGCTACGGCGATCCGGGGAGCGGCTACCCGAGCGATCCGAACACGCGCGCGTTCCTCGAGGCCTACGTGGACGAGACGGGCACCCTTCCCGACTGTGCCCGCCAGTCGTGGGCGACGTGTCGGGACGTGCTCGCCGACGCCCAGCAGTCGGGCCTCGGGGACTTCGCGAGCGAGTGA
- a CDS encoding S1C family serine protease — translation MDDPAISRRGFLAAGGGGFLAAVAGCAEPGSRARSGRGDSSLPSTVDLEERADGTVYTEIYADVIDSVAMVTVSGVETEDGGEGAGQGSAFVFDDHLVTNNHVVEGAELIQLQYTNGDWTEAEVVGTDVYSDLAALDVVHRPDSAASLPFADVLPTVGQEVLAVGNPYGLEGTMSQGIVSGVNRSLPGPQGYDIPNAVQTDAGVNPGNSGGPLLDIDGRVVGVVNAGIVEGVGFAISAALASRVLPSLIEAGRYDHPRMGVTLREVTPAVATANDLAEATGVLIVDVPADGPAAGVLQGSTDQVTYEGVSIPVGGDVVVGLAGEPIPDSGALSRVLALQASPGQTVPVEVRRDGESTTVDLELGARPTDP, via the coding sequence ATGGACGATCCGGCTATCTCTCGCAGGGGATTTCTCGCGGCCGGTGGCGGAGGATTCCTCGCCGCCGTCGCCGGCTGCGCCGAACCCGGCTCCCGCGCGCGGTCGGGCCGCGGCGACTCCTCCCTCCCCAGTACCGTCGACCTCGAGGAGCGGGCCGACGGGACGGTCTACACTGAGATCTACGCGGACGTGATCGACTCGGTTGCGATGGTGACGGTCAGCGGCGTCGAGACCGAAGACGGCGGGGAGGGTGCCGGACAGGGGTCGGCGTTCGTCTTCGACGACCACCTCGTGACGAACAACCACGTCGTCGAGGGTGCGGAGTTGATCCAGTTGCAGTACACCAACGGCGACTGGACGGAAGCCGAGGTCGTCGGCACCGACGTCTACAGCGATCTGGCCGCCCTCGACGTGGTTCACCGGCCCGACTCCGCCGCGTCGCTCCCGTTCGCCGACGTCCTCCCGACCGTCGGCCAGGAGGTCCTGGCCGTCGGCAACCCCTACGGGCTCGAGGGGACGATGTCCCAGGGCATCGTCAGCGGCGTGAACCGTTCGCTTCCCGGCCCGCAGGGCTACGACATCCCGAACGCGGTCCAGACCGACGCGGGCGTCAACCCCGGCAACAGCGGCGGGCCGCTGCTAGACATCGACGGGCGCGTTGTCGGAGTCGTCAACGCCGGCATCGTCGAGGGCGTCGGCTTCGCCATCTCGGCCGCGCTCGCGAGTCGCGTTCTCCCCAGCCTGATCGAGGCCGGACGGTACGACCACCCGCGCATGGGCGTCACACTCCGCGAGGTGACGCCGGCCGTCGCGACGGCGAACGACCTGGCAGAGGCGACCGGCGTTCTGATCGTCGACGTCCCGGCTGACGGGCCGGCGGCCGGCGTGCTCCAGGGGAGCACCGACCAGGTTACCTACGAGGGAGTCAGTATCCCGGTCGGCGGCGACGTCGTCGTCGGACTCGCCGGCGAACCGATCCCGGACAGCGGAGCCCTCTCTCGCGTCCTCGCCCTCCAGGCCAGTCCCGGCCAGACCGTCCCCGTCGAGGTGCGTCGCGACGGCGAGTCGACGACCGTCGACCTCGAACTCGGCGCCCGACCGACCGATCCCTGA